The Kribbella amoyensis genomic sequence CGGCCGGGTGAAGGCGTACTGGGTGTCGGTGTCGACGTTCATCTTGATCACACCGTGGTCGACCGCGGCCCGGATCTCCTCCAGGGTCGAGCCGGAACCACCGTGGAAGACCAGGTCGAACGGGCGCTCCTTGCCGATCTTGGCGCCGACCTGGTCCTGGATCTCCTTGAGGATCTCCGGACGCAGCTTGACCGCACCCGGCTTGTAGACGCCGTGCACGTTGCCGAAGGTGAGCGCGGTCAGGTAGCGGCCGTTCTCCCCGGCACCGAGCGCCTCGACCGTGGCCAGGCCGTCCTCGACGGTGGTGTAGAGCTTGTCGTTGATCTCGTTGGCGACACCGTCCTCCTCGCCGCCGACGACCCCGACCTCGATCTCCAGCACGATCTTGGCGGCCGCCGCCTTGGCGAGCAGGTCCTTGGCGATCTCCAGGTTCTCCTCCAGCGGCACTGCGGAACCGTCCCACATGTGCGACTGGAACAGCGGGTTCTCGCCCCGGGCGACACGCTCGGCGGAGATCTCCAGCAGCGGCCGGACGAAGCCGTCCAGCTTGTCCTTCGGGCAGTGGTCGGTGTGCAGCGCGATGTTCACGCCGAAGCCCTTGGCGACCTCGTGCGCGTAGGCGGCCAGCGCGACCGACCCGGTGATCATGTTCTTCACGGTCGAGCCGGACAGGTACTCGGCACCGCCGGTGGAGACCTGGACGATGCCGTCCGAGCCGGCCTCGGCGAAACCACGGATCGCGGCGATCAGCGTCTGGGAGGAGCTGACGTTGATGGCCGGGTAGGCGAAGCGGTTCTGCTTGGCCTTGTCCAGCATCTCGGCGTAGACCTCAGGGGTGGCAATAGGCATGTCTCGCGGTACTCCTCACAACGAAGTTCGTGTGGTTCTGGCTTCAGTATCACCGCAACGCACCTCGTCGTACGTAGCGGCCTGCCTGCTGGACCGGCTCGGAGCCGGCGTCCGGCGAGGCAGGAGAACAGACCAGTTGATGAACAGGACCGGTCCAGTTCGGGTCAGGTGGACGAACCGGTGCGCGGCCCCCGCGGGGTGAGGGCCATGTGCAGCCGGTACCGATCGGCCCGGTAGGCCGACCAGGACAGCTCGACGACCTTGCGGCCGGCGAAGGTGGTGCGCTCGAGGACCAGCAGGGGTGCCCGCCGGGCCACCCCGAGCACGCGGGCGACATGTCCGTCGGCGTTGTCCGCCCGGACCGTCTGCTCGCCGGAGGTGACGACCACGTCGTACTCGCTGGCGAACACGTCGTACAGGGTGCCGAGCTCGCGGCCGAGCAGGCCGGGGAAGAGCGCGGACGGGTAGTAGCCGACCTCGTAGGCCATCGGGGAGGCGTCCGCGGTACGCAGCCGCTCGACCCGGATCACCTTCGTGCCCTTCGCGACCCGGAGTCCCTTGGCGGTCTCGTCGGAGGCCTCGATCTCGGTGGCCGACAGCACGACGGTGCCCGGCTCCAGGCCCCGGGCCCGCATCTCCCGGGAGAACGAGGTGAGGTGCAACTGGGAGTCGACCTGCGGGCCGGTGACGAAGGTGCCCTTGCCGTGCACGCGTTCCAGCGCACCGGACTCGACCAGGTCGCTGATCGCCTGCCGGACGGTCACCCGGGACACGTTCAGCTTGTCCACCAGTGCCCGCTCGGACGGGATCGGATCACCCGGGTGCAGTTCGACGTCGATCAGCCGTTCCAGCACGGACCGGACCTGCGCCCGCTTCGTCGCAACCATCGGAACCTGCTCCTCCAGACCGGGCGGGGCCGCCGGGGGTGTCCCGGGGCGCCACTCACTGCTATCGTGCGCAGCATACCTGTTAAGACCAGATAGGACCAGTGATCCCAGTGGTGTCTGTCCCCGCTCCGGCCACCCAGATGGCGCGCGAGATCGCCGAGCAGCCGGCCGCCCTGGCGGCGACCTTCGAGCACGTCCTGCCGCTGCGGCACGACATCACCCGGCTGGCGGCGGGCCGCCGGCACATCATCTTCGTGGCCCGCGGATCGTCGGACAACGCCGGCGTCTACGGCCGCTACCTGACCGAGATCCACGCCGGCCGGCAGGCATCGCTGGCGGCCCCGTCGGTCGCCACCCTGTACGGCGCGAACCTCGACCTGTCGAACTCGCTGGTCGTCGCGGTCAGCCAGTCCGGCGCGACCCAGGAGATCGTCGACACCGCCGAGTGGGCCAAGCGCAACGGCGCCGCGATCGTCGGCATCACCAACGACGGCGACAGCCCGCTGGCCTCGACCGCCGACGTGGCCCTGATCACCCAGGCGGGCAAGGAGCTGGCCGTCCCCGCCACCAAGACGTACACCACGCAGCTGGCCGCGATCACCGTCACGGTCGACGCGCTGGCGCAGCGGCCGGGCACGCTGGACGCCGACATCGCCCGGGTACCGGATGCGGCGGCGAAGATGCTGGAAGGTTCCGTCGACGCGGCCGCCGAGCTGCTCGCCGGGGCCCACGACGTCCTGGCGAGCGGGCGCGGGCTCACCTTCGGGACCACGCTCGAGGTCGCGCTGAAGCTGGAGGAGACCTGCCTGCAGCCGGTCCGCGGCCTGTCGTACGCCGATCTGAAGCACGGGCCGATCGCGGTCGTCGACGCCGACCTGGTCACCATCCTGGTCGCCGCCGCCGACGGGCCGGCGCTGCCCGGGATGACCGAGCTGGCCTCCGTCGTGCGGGAGAAGGGCAGCAAGATCCTCGGGATCGGCGGCGACGCGACGTTCGCCTCGCGCTGCGACGTGAACCTGGCCGGCCCGGACCTGCCCGAGACGCTCGCCCCGCTGGCCCTGGTGATCCCGGCTCAGCGCGCGATCGAGGCACTCGCCCGCAAGCTCGGCCTCGACCCCGACGCTCCCCGCGGCCTCCGCAAGGTCACCCAGACCGACTGACCCAGGACTCGGTCAGCAAGTCTCAGCAAGCAGCTGCCGCTCCCGGCACGGCACCGGGAGCGGCAGCTGTTTTCCCCAACCGGACGGATCAGGCGCCAGCAGGATCAGTCGACGGAACGGGGTACCGAGTGAGACTCACGACGGCACCACCTGGTTCGACTGCGCGGAGAAGTTGCTGGTCCCCTGCGCGTTCACCGCGGCCACCGAGAACCGGTGCGGCCGCCCGGCGATCAGGGCCGTGTTGACCACGCTCGACGCGCTCCCCGACACCGTCTTGGTGTTGATCAGCACCCCGGACCGGTACGTCCGGACCAGGTAGCTCGTGATCGGCGAGCCACCGTTGTTCGTCGGCGCGGACCAGCGGATCGTCGCCGCCGCCCGGCCCGCGGTCGCCGTCCCGATCGCCGGGGCGTACGAGACCCCCTTCGGCGTCACCGTGTTCGACAGCGCCGAGAACGCCCCCGTCCCCGTCGCGTTCACCGCGGCCACCGAGAACCGATGCGGCTGACCGTTGATGAGTCCCGTCATCACCAGACTGCGCGCACTCGCCGAGGCGGACAGCGTGTTGATCAGCGTCCCGGACCGGTAGACCCGGACGCGGTACCCGGTGATCGCCGAGCCACCGGTGTTCGACGGCGCCGCCCAGTACGCCGTCGCGGTCGCGTTCCCCGCGGTCGGCGTACCGATCGGCGGTGCCCCCGGTACCGTCCCTGCCGCGGCGGGAGTCACGGTGCTCGACATCGCCGAGTACGCGCTGGTCCCGGCCGAGTTGACCGCCGCCACCGAGAACTGGTGCGGCTGACCGTTGATGAGTCCCGTCATCGCCAGACTGCGCGCACTCGCCGCAGCGGACAGCGTGTTGATCAGCGCCCCGGCACGGTAGACGCGCACCCGGTACCCGGTGATCGCCGAGCCGCCCGTGTTCGCCGGCGCCGCCCAGGTGGCCGTGGCGGTAGCGTTCCCGGCGGTCGGCGTACCGATCGTCGGCGCGCCCGGCACGGTCACCGGCGACGGGTACCCGGCCCCCGCCGGCAGCCGATACCGCTGGGTCTGCTGACCCGTGAACGCCACCTGGCTCGACCGCTCACCGCTGTACGCCTCGCCGAACGCGGGTCCCGTCGCACCCGACGAGGTCAGCGTCAGCGTGCCGTTCGGCATCGTCACCGGCACCGTGATCGCGCTGCCGGACGTGTTCTGCACGGTCACGGTGTCCCCGATCGCGTACGCCGTGACGTTGTTGCGCGCCGTCTTCCACAGAGCGGCCTGCCGCAGGATCGTGCCGCTCTCCTTTAGCGTCGGGTGCAACAGGTCCGTGTTCGCGGCGAACGCGGTGGCGTACTTGGCCAGGATGCCGTTCAGCACCGGGTAGAGGATCCGGTCCTCGGTCAGGTTCGACTGGTGCGCGTAGTGCGGGCGCGGGTCGTTGCCGAGCAGGTGCCGGGTCGCGTTCTGGACCTCGATCGGCACGATGTACGAGTCGAACCCGGTGGTCAGGCTGAGCGGCGGGATGCAGGTCGAGGTCTGCGGGTTGTCCTCGCAGATCCCGCTGCCGCCGTCGGCCCGGGAGTTGTAGATCCAGTTGTACTCGTCGACCTCCTCGGCCTTGGTGGCGACGTTGTAGAAGATGTTCATCGGGTACCGCGGCACGGTCAGCGCCGGCCCGATCGCCCGCTGCTCCGCCTCCCGGGACGCGTCCGAGGCGATCCAGCGGATCCCGGTGTCCTGCAAGGCGCCGGCCAGGTTCGGGTTGTCCACGGTCATCTGCGGCAGCGACTTCAGGCCGGAGTGCTCACCGGTGACGAGTTCGGTCCGGTCGATCGTGACCGCGTTGGACGTCGCCCAGGTCTGGTTCTTGCCGATCTCCCCGTTGATCAGCGCGCGCGACTCGTACTGGATCGCGCCGCCCGAGGTCTTGCAGGTCCACGGGATCACGGTGAAGTTCTGCTGGCAGCCCAGGTACAGGTGCGACCAGGTGTGGTTGAGCCAGCGGAGCGAGGACTTGTTCGCCAGCAACGAGGTGGTCAGCGCGTCGTTGGCCACCGCGCCTTCCGCGTTGAACGCCATGTCCAGTGGCATCCCGTTCGTGGTCTGCCAGGCCTTCAGCGTGGTCACGTCGGCCGGGACCATCCGGATCGGCTCGTTCATCGGCGTCCCCGGCGGGCAGACGTCACCCGGCGTACAGTTCGCCGTCGTGCTCCAGCGCAGGTCCTCGACGAACACGTCGTCCACCTGGACCGCGAAGTAGTTCCGGTTGTAGCCGAGGTGCATGCCGCGGGTCATCCAGGAAACGATGCCGGGGGCAAGCAACTGGAACTGCTGCTGGTACTGGTTGTAGGTGAAGGTGATGACGAGTTCCTCACGGCCCTCATGGGTGTAAACGCCGACCAGCGAGCCCTGCTCGGTGACACCGGTCATCGGCGCCGAGACGAGGATCCGGAACGACGACTTGGCCACCGGGTCGTCGGGCAGCGGCCGGGCCACGAACCCGTCGCTCTCCAGCACCGCGGTGTCGATGTCCTCGAACCCGACCGGGCCCTTCAGGTACCGGAAGGCGTCCGCGCGGCCGGCCGTGGTCGCGGTCGCGGTGATGCCGTCCAGCTTGCCGATGTACCCCGGGTTGGCCGCGTAGTTGAGGCCGACGCCCGGGTGCGCCCACGTCGAGGCGTCGACCTGGCGGATCCCGAACGCGGCCTCGAACGTGTGCAGGGCGGTCAGTTCGGCCGCGGTCAGTTGCCCCGGCGCCTCGTTCGGCAGCACGACGGCCTGGAACTTGGCCCGCGGCACCGAGGCCACCGTGTCGGACAGATAAGCGGCGTTGATCGTCGGCCGGGTGCCGCTGCGCAGGTCGACCAGGGTGTACGGCACCCCCTCGGCGTCGAGCTCGGTGGCGATCGCGCCGACCCACTCGCTGCCGTCGGTCACGACCAGTACGCGGAGGTCGATCCGCGGTTCGCCGGCGGCGGCCGCCGGTGCCGAGGCCGCCACCAGGAACGCGGTCAGCAGCGTCAGAACCGCGACGACCGCGGTCAAAGGTCTGCGGAAGGCGGAAGGCAAAAACTGCCGGGTCATCGTCATATCCCCCACGGTCGACGGCACGTGAGGGTCCATCCTCACGCGAGCCGACCGGCTCCGGATCCGACCGCTGGATGAGGGCCCCTAGTGCATCTGCACAATGTGCGGAACAGCCTTGGACCTGGCCGTCTGCATTACGAAACCGCGCGGTGGCACAAATGCGGCGACGCCCGAGGTTCGCCGAATGGTCAATTCCGGTGAGCCTTCAAGTAATTGACAGCCGCAATCAGGTCCACCTACCTTTCATGCAGGGACGGGTGCACGCAAGGGGTGGGGGGTGGGCACCCGACCGTCGACGGTGGGGGGCACCGTGACCGTAGATGTGCTGTCGCACATTCCTTTGCAGCGCTTCTCCAAATCTGGGGCGAAGCTCGTTCCGGCCGATATCTGGCACGACCTGGTGCACGAATTCGCGACCATCCAGGCGTTGACCGCGGCCGCATTGCTGATGCCGGAGGGGAAATCCCAGCACCGGCTGATCCGGTTGATCGAAGCCGAGACGGTACAGATCTCGGACCTGCTCAGCTCGCTCGGCGCCCAACCGGCCGAGCCCGAGCCGGCCCGGGCGGTCGCACCCAAGCCTCGGCCGTCGGTCGTCGCCGAGCCGGCGCCGGTCGTGCCGCTCGAGCACGCCGACGTGGTCGAGGTCGTTCGTGATGTCGTCGAGCCGCTCGAGCCGACGACGCCGATCGTGCTCGAGTTCCACGCCCGGCGGCGGCCCGCGACGGCCGCGGGCGGGTACCGGGTGGGGATGAGCCGGGTCGCACTGCGGCGAGTGGTGCGCAACCTGGTGGGAAATGCGCTTCGGGCGGCGCCGGACGGCCGAGTGGAGGTCCGCGTGGGTCCGGGAACGGACCCAACGGGGGTGGCGATCGAGGTGGCCGATTCCGGCCCGGGCTTCGGGCAGGCGCCCCGGGGCCTGGCCGGGCACGGACTCTCGATCGTCGCGGGCCTCACCTCGGCCGCCGGTGGCGATCTCGAGATCGGCCGGTCGGATCTGGGCGGCGCTCGCGTCACCGTGACGCTGCCGTTGACCCGCGCAGGATGAGCGGCGAGACCGCGGTCCGGCTGATCGTCTGCGACGACCACCAGGTCTTCGCCGAGGCGCTCGCGGCGGTGCT encodes the following:
- the fbaA gene encoding class II fructose-bisphosphate aldolase, with the translated sequence MPIATPEVYAEMLDKAKQNRFAYPAINVSSSQTLIAAIRGFAEAGSDGIVQVSTGGAEYLSGSTVKNMITGSVALAAYAHEVAKGFGVNIALHTDHCPKDKLDGFVRPLLEISAERVARGENPLFQSHMWDGSAVPLEENLEIAKDLLAKAAAAKIVLEIEVGVVGGEEDGVANEINDKLYTTVEDGLATVEALGAGENGRYLTALTFGNVHGVYKPGAVKLRPEILKEIQDQVGAKIGKERPFDLVFHGGSGSTLEEIRAAVDHGVIKMNVDTDTQYAFTRPAAAHMFSNYDGVLKVDGEVGNKKAYDPRAWGKLAEAGMAERVAEACESLRSTGTSLNA
- a CDS encoding GntR family transcriptional regulator; protein product: MVATKRAQVRSVLERLIDVELHPGDPIPSERALVDKLNVSRVTVRQAISDLVESGALERVHGKGTFVTGPQVDSQLHLTSFSREMRARGLEPGTVVLSATEIEASDETAKGLRVAKGTKVIRVERLRTADASPMAYEVGYYPSALFPGLLGRELGTLYDVFASEYDVVVTSGEQTVRADNADGHVARVLGVARRAPLLVLERTTFAGRKVVELSWSAYRADRYRLHMALTPRGPRTGSST
- a CDS encoding SIS domain-containing protein translates to MSVPAPATQMAREIAEQPAALAATFEHVLPLRHDITRLAAGRRHIIFVARGSSDNAGVYGRYLTEIHAGRQASLAAPSVATLYGANLDLSNSLVVAVSQSGATQEIVDTAEWAKRNGAAIVGITNDGDSPLASTADVALITQAGKELAVPATKTYTTQLAAITVTVDALAQRPGTLDADIARVPDAAAKMLEGSVDAAAELLAGAHDVLASGRGLTFGTTLEVALKLEETCLQPVRGLSYADLKHGPIAVVDADLVTILVAAADGPALPGMTELASVVREKGSKILGIGGDATFASRCDVNLAGPDLPETLAPLALVIPAQRAIEALARKLGLDPDAPRGLRKVTQTD
- a CDS encoding fibronectin type III domain-containing protein, with the protein product MTRQFLPSAFRRPLTAVVAVLTLLTAFLVAASAPAAAAGEPRIDLRVLVVTDGSEWVGAIATELDAEGVPYTLVDLRSGTRPTINAAYLSDTVASVPRAKFQAVVLPNEAPGQLTAAELTALHTFEAAFGIRQVDASTWAHPGVGLNYAANPGYIGKLDGITATATTAGRADAFRYLKGPVGFEDIDTAVLESDGFVARPLPDDPVAKSSFRILVSAPMTGVTEQGSLVGVYTHEGREELVITFTYNQYQQQFQLLAPGIVSWMTRGMHLGYNRNYFAVQVDDVFVEDLRWSTTANCTPGDVCPPGTPMNEPIRMVPADVTTLKAWQTTNGMPLDMAFNAEGAVANDALTTSLLANKSSLRWLNHTWSHLYLGCQQNFTVIPWTCKTSGGAIQYESRALINGEIGKNQTWATSNAVTIDRTELVTGEHSGLKSLPQMTVDNPNLAGALQDTGIRWIASDASREAEQRAIGPALTVPRYPMNIFYNVATKAEEVDEYNWIYNSRADGGSGICEDNPQTSTCIPPLSLTTGFDSYIVPIEVQNATRHLLGNDPRPHYAHQSNLTEDRILYPVLNGILAKYATAFAANTDLLHPTLKESGTILRQAALWKTARNNVTAYAIGDTVTVQNTSGSAITVPVTMPNGTLTLTSSGATGPAFGEAYSGERSSQVAFTGQQTQRYRLPAGAGYPSPVTVPGAPTIGTPTAGNATATATWAAPANTGGSAITGYRVRVYRAGALINTLSAAASARSLAMTGLINGQPHQFSVAAVNSAGTSAYSAMSSTVTPAAAGTVPGAPPIGTPTAGNATATAYWAAPSNTGGSAITGYRVRVYRSGTLINTLSASASARSLVMTGLINGQPHRFSVAAVNATGTGAFSALSNTVTPKGVSYAPAIGTATAGRAAATIRWSAPTNNGGSPITSYLVRTYRSGVLINTKTVSGSASSVVNTALIAGRPHRFSVAAVNAQGTSNFSAQSNQVVPS
- a CDS encoding ATP-binding protein, whose translation is MTVDVLSHIPLQRFSKSGAKLVPADIWHDLVHEFATIQALTAAALLMPEGKSQHRLIRLIEAETVQISDLLSSLGAQPAEPEPARAVAPKPRPSVVAEPAPVVPLEHADVVEVVRDVVEPLEPTTPIVLEFHARRRPATAAGGYRVGMSRVALRRVVRNLVGNALRAAPDGRVEVRVGPGTDPTGVAIEVADSGPGFGQAPRGLAGHGLSIVAGLTSAAGGDLEIGRSDLGGARVTVTLPLTRAG